In the Telopea speciosissima isolate NSW1024214 ecotype Mountain lineage chromosome 2, Tspe_v1, whole genome shotgun sequence genome, one interval contains:
- the LOC122651749 gene encoding actin-depolymerizing factor 1-like, which translates to MKPPKKKCSISLQSLCYRGSLLSIISRLLALDFLKLFSSRLPNQPKFFFSKMANAASGIAVHDECKLKFLELKAKRTYRFIVFKIEEKQKQVVVEKVGEPAESYEDFTASLPADECRYAVYDFDFVTAENCQKSRIFFIAWSPDTSRVRSKMIYASSKDRFKRELDGIQVELQATDPTEMGLDVIKNRVS; encoded by the exons ATGAAACCACCGAAAAAGAAGTGCTCCATCTCATTGCAGAGCCTTTGTTATCGGGGGAGTCTTCTCTCTATCATCTCCCGTCTCCTCGCCCTAGATTTCCTCAAGCTCTTCTCTTCTCGTCTACCTAATCAGcctaagttcttcttctccaaaatg GCCAACGCGGCATCAGGGATCGCTGTACATGATGAATGTAAGCTAAAGTTTTTGGAATTGAAGGCCAAAAGAACTTATCGCTTCATAGTGTTCAAGATAGAGGAGAAGCAAAAGCAGGTTGTGGTGGAAAAAGTCGGGGAGCCCGCCGAAAGTTATGAGGATTTCACTGCAAGCCTTCCTGCTGATGAGTGCCGATATGCAGTCTATGATTTTGACTTTGTAACAGCAGAGAACTGCCAGAAGAGCAGGATTTTCTTCATTGCCTG GTCTCCTGATACATCTAGGGTGAGAAGTAAAATGATTTATGCAAGTTCCAAGGACAGATTCAAGAGAGAGCTAGACGGTATTCAGGTGGAATTGCAGGCAACTGATCCTACTGAGATGGGTCTTGATGTTATCAAAAACCGCGTCAGCTAA